The Hyphomicrobiales bacterium genome includes the window TTCCGCGCGAGATCGAGGAGTTCCCGATGACGGTGACTGGCAAGGTGCAGAAATTCATCATACGCGAGCAGATGATCGAGGAGCTGGGCCCCGCGGTCGAGAAAACGGCCTGACCCGGTCACCGCCGGCGGCCACTAGCAGGCTGTTGAAAATGTGCGATGGAAGCCCACACAGCGCCCCCTCGCCCCCGTGGGGAGAGGGACAGGGTGAGGGGGGACATGCGTGAGCTATTGAAACTCCCAAGCCCCCTCAGCCGCCCGCCTTCGCTCCGCTATGGCGGGGTGCCCCCGATCAGGTCGGGGGCAGGCTCTTTCCCCACCGGGGAGAGGTGTTTGCGGTGGCTCGATCGCCGTATTTCAACAGCCGACTAGGACCAATCCAACAGCCGTTTCAGTAAATCGGGAATCGCCCCCGGCCCCAGCGTGCGGGCCATCACGACGGTCATGGCGTAGTACCCCCAATGGGTGACATAGGAATAGGCCAAGCCATTCGGCACGCGCAGGATAAGATAAGGAAAGGCGAACCCGAAGACGGCCGCCAGGGTCGCAAACCGCGCCACATAGCCCCAGGGCACGTCGCCGAACGCGAGCAGAAGATGCGCTCCGCCGAACAGGACCGCGCAGGTGATCGATATTTTTCGAAGGCTGTGATTCTGAGCCGATAGGGTGAGAACGAGGGCGACGACGAGAAGCTGCTGAAACAGGATCTCGACGGATTTCGGCAGAAAGTACCATGGCGTGGCGAGCGGGAGCTCCGGCGGATTGACCCCGCGCGGGCTGAATGGAGGCAAGGCGGGAAGGACGTACCCGGCGAACAGCACGGCGCCCGCGAAAGCCAGGAACCAGACGACAAAGCTCGCCAGCCGGTTTTCGAAGGTGGCCCATCTGGTGTAGCGGGACCAGCTGGCGTATTGCGGCCAGAACGCGATGACGGCGATTCCGGCCCAGAAGACGTAATACAGGGTGATGGCGATGGAACCCGCATTGTAGTCGGGCTTGATGCCAAGCGCCGGCAACAGAAAGTAGTATCCGAGATCCGAGGCGACCCATATCGCCGCGATCAGCGCCGTCGTCCAGACGAGCCGGGCACCGTCCCGCTCTTGCTCGCGGGGGGGCGAGCCGTTTGACAAATTGTCACCGTGAGTAAGGCGCATCTCAAAATTGCATGCCGCGAGACCATCCCGGGTGCAGCCTCGATATTTCTACTCGCTTACCGGTCCAATCCTTTGATGCGTGTCAAGTTGCGATTGACCGTCGATTGACCGTGCGGGTCATCGGTGCTGGTGGCCCCCATGCTGTTGCCCGGCGGGCGCGCCGCCCGCATAGCCCCGCAGTTCGGCGTACCGCCGGAGCTGTGTCGGCACCAGTACCTCGATGGTCGCAAGATGATACTTCAGGTGAGCCGCTCTGAGCGCCGCCTGCGTTGCGCCGATCGCCCGCGTGGTGGCTACGAGGCTTGCCTCGGTCACGGCCTTGCCGGCGAATTGCCGGTCCAACTCGGCTTCCAGCGCGATCAACCTTTCGCCGAGCGGAACCGTTTCGGCCCTCATTGCCGCATGGAGCTCCTGCACCTTGACCCGCTGCGTCTCCGACAGCTCCAGGGATTCGGAAAGTTCGAGGACATGCACGGGACCCGGATAGCCGTTGAGCTCGGCGGCGAGTGCCAGCCCCATGCCGCGGCCGGCCTTCAGATCGGCGATTTGCTTGTCGGAGAGGCTCTTTATGGTCCGCGTCTCGAGACCTGCGTACGGCTGTTGCGTTTCCGCCAATGACGTGTACGGCGCTACGGCAATTGCGACCGCGACGGATAGTGCCAAGCGTTTCATGTTTGTTGCTCCTGAATGACCTCGCGTTGCGGAGGCAACGCTTGATTACCAAAGACTCTGTTGCTGCGGCTATTAGAAGGCCCACATTTCGCCGAAGGTTCCCAGCGAGGCGATTTTTTTGTGACAATATATGTCAGGCACGGCATCCGCCACGGTCAGAAATCGCATTCCAGGAACCCCTGGCGCCCCACTATCCATTGCACCGCATATTAAACCGCTCGCCCCGATTCGCCGGTCCGTTTCGAAGCGAAGCTGGCCAGCTTCGCGCTCCCACTGTTAGCCCCGAGGCCCTTTATCGAGAGATGGCCAAGCGGCGAAATTAAGAACGTTGCGGTCCTTGCCGGGCTTCGAACAACTCGCCGAAGAGCTCCTTCACTTTCTCCTTGGCGTCGATCAGGGCGTCCCGACCCTTCGGCGTGATCGAGTAAAATCGCCGCGACCGTTTGCCTGTCCCCTCCCGCCGCGACGTGAGATAGCCCTTGCGCTCCAGGCTGTGCGGCATCGGATAGAAAGTGCCGGGGCTGAGGCGGCTTGAATC containing:
- a CDS encoding PadR family transcriptional regulator; the protein is MRPSGARANQLRESRDSSRLSPGTFYPMPHSLERKGYLTSRREGTGKRSRRFYSITPKGRDALIDAKEKVKELFGELFEARQGPQRS